The following are encoded in a window of Castanea sativa cultivar Marrone di Chiusa Pesio chromosome 9, ASM4071231v1 genomic DNA:
- the LOC142609252 gene encoding uncharacterized protein LOC142609252, with product MPTTEAQESDNRSEQPKWKRILRNPNLGNKEITMTEPASRREAIETEDLRPVKRQAWGGLVLYWKDEINLHVLNSSPTFIEAVVNPGLDDARRFTGFYGNPVTANREYSWALLKHICLQMDLPWFCIGEFNVIVKSEEKMGGASRPERQMVAFREALDSCGVRDLGFVGSPFTWCNNQFNGGSNMDKIRQRGSHAFLDSDFPIGACPSYCRLLGQKKKSLAQAEAILMMGSNHEQVRILRGEVYDLMVKEECLWHQRSRVNWLQSGDLNTSYFHSRANQRNRRNYISKLFLDDGTCVEEEQKVGEVLVEYFKDLFTPTNPSNFESILHGIESKVTPTMNAELTREFKAEEVEQALTQMKPMTAQARTVCHHSFINLIGKLWVVM from the exons ATGCCCACCACGGAAGCCCAAGAATCAGACAATCGAAGTGAGCAGCCCAAGTGGAAAAGAATTCTACGTAATCCAAACCTAGGCAACAAAGAAATAACAATGACTGAACCTGCCTCACGCAGAGAGGCAATTGAAACTGAGGACCTTCGACCAGTGAAGCGCCAAGCTT GGGGCGGCTTAGTTCTCTATTGGAAAGATGAGATTAATCTTCATGTGCTAAACTCTTCACCAACATTCATAGAGGCTGTAGTTAACCCAGGTTTGGATGACGCCCGCCGGTTTACGGGTTTTTACGGAAATCCAGTAACAGCCAACCGGGAATATTCTTGGGCACTACTTAAACACATTTGCCTTCAAATGGACCTCCCATGGTTTTGCATTGGAGAATTTAATGTAATTGTGAAGTCAGAAGAAAAGATGGGGGGTGCGAGTAGACCAGAGAGGCAGATGGTTGCTTTTAGAGAAGCTCTGGACTCTTGTGGTGTTCGTGATTTGGGGTTTGTGGGATCTCCTTTCACTTGGTGCAACAACCAATTCAATGGGGGCAGTAACATGGATAAGATTAGACAGAGGGGTAGCCATGCCTTCTTGGACTCAGATTTTCCTATTGGTGCGTGTCCATCATATTGCAG GCTACTTGGTCAAAAGAAAAAGTCGCTAGCTCAAGCCGAGGCCATCTTAATGATGGGAAGCAACCATGAGCAGGTACGAATCCTAAGAGGAGAAGTCTATGATCTTATGGTAAAGGAAGAGTGTTTATGGCATCAAAGATCCAGAGTGAATTGGTTACAATCTGGGGACTTAAATACCAGCTACTTCCATAGCCGAGCAAACCAAAGAAACCGGAGGAACTATATTTCAAAGCTGTTTTTAGACGATGGAACGTGTGTGGAGGAAGAACAGAAAGTGGGAGAGGTGCTGGTTGAATATTTCAAGGACCTATTCACTCCCACAAATCCTTCGAATTTTGAATCCATTCTCCACGGTATTGAGTCCAAGGTCACTCCCACTATGAATGCTGAGCTAACTAGGGAGTTCAAGGCAGAGGAGGTTGAGCAAGCATTAACACAAATGAAACCAATGACAGCCCAGGCCCGTACGGTATGCCACCACT